The following are encoded together in the Balneola sp. genome:
- a CDS encoding protein-L-isoaspartate O-methyltransferase, with protein MPILVLRQKQGSKQGISLPQERRFVRPRKQLVETLRKKGIEDVRVLNAIEKIPRHKLIDTALHSKAYNDTALPIGMGQTISQPFTVAAQTELLAIEKGDKILEIGTGSGYQCMVLCELGANVYSVERHNDLYHKAKEVLREFGYRAMLKVGDGTLGWSTYAPYDGIVVTAGAPVVPDDLVQQLSVGGRLVIPVGDDKKQMMLRITRVSENEYEREELADFKFVPLIGEKGWGGS; from the coding sequence ATGCCTATACTTGTTTTAAGACAAAAACAGGGATCAAAACAAGGAATTAGTTTGCCACAAGAACGCAGATTTGTCCGGCCGCGGAAGCAATTGGTAGAAACTTTGCGCAAGAAAGGTATTGAAGACGTGCGCGTACTAAATGCCATTGAGAAGATTCCTCGCCACAAACTTATTGATACTGCACTCCATTCAAAGGCTTACAACGACACTGCATTACCGATCGGCATGGGGCAGACTATTTCTCAGCCCTTTACAGTAGCTGCTCAAACGGAATTACTGGCTATAGAAAAAGGGGATAAAATATTAGAAATCGGCACCGGGTCCGGATATCAGTGTATGGTTTTATGTGAATTGGGGGCTAATGTATATAGTGTGGAGCGCCATAATGACCTCTATCATAAGGCGAAAGAGGTGCTTCGTGAGTTCGGCTACCGAGCTATGCTGAAAGTTGGAGATGGTACGCTAGGTTGGTCTACCTATGCTCCGTATGACGGAATTGTTGTTACAGCCGGTGCACCCGTGGTGCCAGATGATTTGGTTCAGCAGCTTAGTGTGGGCGGAAGGCTGGTGATACCTGTAGGTGATGATAAAAAACAAATGATGCTTCGAATAACAAGAGTTTCAGAAAATGAATATGAGCGTGAAGAATTGGCTGACTTTAAATTTGTGCCCCTTATTGGCGAAAAAGGATGGGGTGGATCATAG
- a CDS encoding DUF368 domain-containing protein: MGWIIVPEQEQEETSNSPKDTTTFKEAPFLTLKGFLMGSADIVPGVSGGTMALIVGIYERLLNAIKSVNGNFIKLFFTLKWKQAFKEIHLFFLAALFLGIFSALAFFTKVVPLQVYMFTEPEIVYGLFFGLIVGSIYILIKALERFTKTEMLMLVLGMAFGIWIVSLVPADTPEHPAFVFLSGSIAICAMILPGISGSYLLLIMRKYDYLLSQIGKIGGVETVDGLLGLLPFMLGAIVGLAAFSRFLSWLLSKYHPQTIAVLIGFLIGSLYVIWPYQHRDFVQKAEVTQVEYMNHPKVQELMENPPNTNLPEYERIGEISNAESTFDEMKQVEIETVKNKLIKSEPFIPGWWGSKSDDDPNVWGGIVGILVGMMMVGGLDMLRKK; this comes from the coding sequence ATGGGGTGGATCATAGTGCCTGAGCAAGAACAAGAAGAAACGTCGAATTCGCCTAAAGACACTACCACTTTTAAAGAAGCACCTTTCCTGACTCTCAAGGGCTTTTTGATGGGCTCAGCTGATATCGTGCCCGGTGTAAGTGGTGGTACCATGGCATTGATCGTTGGGATTTATGAACGGCTGCTGAATGCCATCAAAAGTGTAAATGGTAATTTCATAAAGCTATTCTTTACGCTGAAATGGAAGCAGGCTTTCAAAGAGATTCATCTGTTTTTCTTAGCAGCTTTATTTCTGGGTATTTTTTCTGCACTCGCATTTTTCACAAAAGTAGTACCGCTTCAAGTGTACATGTTTACCGAACCTGAAATTGTATACGGCTTATTTTTTGGGCTGATTGTCGGTTCCATCTACATCCTGATAAAAGCACTAGAGCGTTTTACTAAAACCGAAATGTTGATGTTGGTGCTGGGAATGGCTTTTGGAATCTGGATTGTGTCTCTGGTTCCGGCCGACACACCCGAACATCCCGCTTTTGTATTTCTGAGTGGAAGTATTGCAATTTGTGCAATGATTTTACCGGGAATTTCCGGTTCCTATTTACTCCTGATAATGAGAAAATATGACTATCTGCTTTCTCAAATCGGAAAAATAGGTGGTGTAGAAACGGTTGACGGTTTGCTTGGTCTTCTTCCTTTTATGCTTGGTGCCATAGTTGGTTTGGCAGCTTTTTCAAGATTCTTATCCTGGTTGCTTTCCAAATATCATCCACAAACTATAGCGGTTTTAATTGGTTTTTTGATTGGGTCTTTATACGTAATCTGGCCATATCAGCATCGGGATTTTGTGCAGAAGGCCGAAGTGACTCAGGTTGAATATATGAATCACCCGAAAGTTCAAGAGCTAATGGAGAATCCTCCAAATACGAATCTGCCTGAGTACGAACGTATCGGTGAAATCAGCAATGCTGAATCCACTTTTGATGAGATGAAGCAGGTTGAAATTGAAACTGTAAAGAACAAGCTCATTAAATCTGAACCTTTCATTCCGGGTTGGTGGGGATCTAAATCTGATGATGACCCAAATGTATGGGGCGGAATAGTCGGTATTCTTGTTGGGATGATGATGGTAGGCGGACTGGATATGCTTCGTAAGAAATAA
- a CDS encoding cytosine methyltransferase — MTEIARELRSTPTSSEKKLWGVLRRRQLKGYKFLRQKPFVHEQIQNNRYFYIADFYCAELKLVIEVDGKVHEFQKACDYQRDLVLNDLGLRVLRIKNEELKDMDGVISRILVFLEE; from the coding sequence ATAACGGAAATCGCCCGAGAGCTTCGAAGTACTCCAACCTCATCAGAGAAAAAACTTTGGGGAGTTCTGCGAAGAAGACAACTAAAAGGCTACAAGTTTCTTCGTCAAAAACCATTTGTGCATGAGCAGATTCAAAATAACAGATACTTTTATATAGCAGACTTCTACTGCGCTGAGTTAAAATTGGTTATCGAGGTTGATGGTAAAGTCCATGAATTTCAAAAAGCATGCGATTACCAGCGGGATTTGGTATTGAACGACCTTGGGCTAAGAGTTTTACGAATAAAGAATGAGGAGCTTAAGGATATGGATGGGGTTATTTCGAGGATTTTGGTTTTTTTGGAAGAGTAA